Proteins from a genomic interval of Ndongobacter massiliensis:
- a CDS encoding YbaB/EbfC family nucleoid-associated protein, whose translation MAKRSSFGGFGGGNRNNMMQQMKKLQKQMEETQKRVDETEVEATAGGGAVRVCANGKREILSITVDPELLDPEEAEMLEDLLLVAVNDVLRQAGELQEREMGKITGGLNIPGLV comes from the coding sequence ATGGCGAAGCGCAGCAGTTTTGGCGGATTTGGCGGTGGAAACCGCAACAATATGATGCAACAGATGAAAAAGCTTCAGAAGCAGATGGAAGAAACGCAAAAACGGGTTGATGAGACGGAAGTGGAGGCCACAGCAGGCGGCGGTGCGGTGCGCGTCTGTGCGAATGGCAAGCGTGAAATTCTTTCTATAACGGTGGATCCAGAGCTGTTAGATCCAGAAGAAGCGGAGATGTTGGAGGATTTGCTTCTCGTGGCGGTGAACGATGTCTTGCGCCAGGCGGGCGAACTGCAAGAGCGTGAAATGGGAAAAATTACGGGCGGATTGAATATCCCGGGGCTGGTATGA
- the dnaX gene encoding DNA polymerase III subunit gamma/tau, protein MKKALYRVYRPKTFDEVLDQEPITKVLKKQIADGNVGHAYLFSGTRGTGKTSCAKIFARAVNCLHPVNGNPCNECENCRAILDETTMDVVEMDAASNRRIDDIRELRDQVIYPPANLKYKVYIIDEAHMITNEGFNALLKIMEEPPTHLIFILATTEIEKIPATILSRTQRYEFTRIALPAIAKHLQEVAVKEGAHLHDEAAHAIALSANGAMRDALSLLDQVLGLGVTEISEEITDQVLGTVSGAELARLCRAIFSDDLSGVVEAVEEPLAQGKEPTVFLKELLRYFRFLMLIKAEAGARIPRDDSQKQDMSQLVADVPMERILDSIEMLVETELLCRRSDAAGVLVEAGIVRLVDYRSRREIQSRLAAVEAKLALVERWQNPEALVREAVKNALQKTGSAFVTAPKSVDTPSQQTVAGQESAEEPQETAHVVKPEVVRQEKKPVAPSKDGELEAPVSTREIPTMSMVEPPEKSAMPAANSDGEDDFENAPEAWWAKNRELLFSEFTDATELVPAFFKKSKRICVTKAQIQMIFDVGDEMFVNIIAPHQRTLGEIVSRHAGHPVLFQVFTEGTRKQPPKDEILENLKRLIPVDLLEIDANE, encoded by the coding sequence ATGAAAAAAGCACTGTACCGCGTCTATCGTCCGAAAACATTTGATGAAGTTTTGGACCAGGAACCGATTACAAAAGTGTTAAAAAAGCAGATCGCCGATGGAAATGTCGGCCATGCCTATTTATTCTCGGGCACTCGCGGCACGGGAAAGACTTCGTGTGCAAAAATTTTTGCGCGCGCGGTAAACTGTCTCCATCCGGTGAACGGGAACCCCTGCAATGAATGTGAAAATTGCCGGGCTATTTTGGACGAAACGACCATGGATGTAGTCGAAATGGATGCCGCGTCAAATCGGCGCATTGACGATATTCGCGAACTGCGGGATCAGGTGATTTATCCGCCGGCGAATCTGAAGTACAAAGTCTATATCATTGACGAAGCGCATATGATTACAAACGAAGGCTTTAATGCGCTGCTTAAAATTATGGAAGAACCGCCGACACACTTGATTTTCATCCTTGCCACGACGGAAATTGAGAAAATTCCCGCGACCATACTTTCGCGCACGCAGCGTTATGAATTTACACGCATTGCGCTTCCGGCTATTGCGAAACATCTGCAGGAAGTTGCCGTGAAAGAAGGCGCGCATCTGCATGACGAGGCGGCACACGCCATCGCCCTTTCTGCCAACGGGGCCATGCGCGACGCCCTTTCTCTATTGGATCAGGTCTTGGGGCTTGGCGTCACGGAGATATCGGAGGAGATCACCGATCAGGTGTTGGGGACGGTGAGCGGGGCGGAGTTGGCTCGATTGTGCAGGGCAATTTTCAGTGATGATTTATCCGGCGTTGTGGAGGCGGTGGAAGAACCGCTTGCGCAGGGAAAAGAGCCCACGGTATTTCTCAAAGAATTACTGCGTTATTTTCGTTTCTTGATGCTGATAAAAGCTGAAGCCGGGGCGCGCATACCCCGGGATGACAGTCAAAAACAAGATATGTCCCAGTTGGTAGCGGATGTACCGATGGAGCGGATTTTGGATTCCATTGAAATGTTGGTGGAGACGGAGTTGTTGTGCCGTCGATCCGATGCCGCAGGCGTGCTGGTTGAAGCGGGCATTGTGCGGCTAGTCGATTACCGGTCGCGCCGGGAAATACAATCGCGGTTGGCGGCGGTAGAAGCAAAATTGGCGCTGGTTGAGCGATGGCAGAACCCGGAGGCGCTGGTGCGCGAAGCAGTAAAAAATGCACTGCAAAAAACAGGCAGTGCGTTCGTAACAGCGCCAAAGTCGGTTGACACGCCGTCGCAACAGACTGTGGCGGGGCAAGAGTCTGCGGAGGAGCCCCAAGAGACGGCACATGTGGTCAAACCGGAGGTGGTGCGCCAAGAGAAGAAACCGGTCGCTCCGTCCAAAGACGGCGAACTGGAAGCGCCTGTATCAACACGGGAAATCCCGACGATGTCCATGGTGGAGCCACCGGAAAAATCGGCAATGCCGGCTGCAAATTCGGACGGCGAGGACGACTTTGAAAACGCTCCGGAAGCGTGGTGGGCGAAGAACCGGGAACTGCTGTTTTCGGAATTTACGGATGCCACGGAATTAGTGCCCGCCTTTTTTAAGAAAAGCAAGAGGATCTGCGTGACAAAAGCACAGATTCAAATGATTTTTGATGTTGGAGACGAAATGTTTGTCAACATTATTGCGCCGCATCAGCGTACACTGGGGGAAATTGTCAGTCGGCATGCGGGTCATCCGGTGTTGTTTCAGGTTTTTACGGAAGGCACTCGGAAACAACCGCCGAAAGATGAGATATTGGAAAATCTGAAACGGTTGATTCCGGTCGACTTGTTGGAGATTGACGCGAACGAATAA
- the mnmA gene encoding tRNA 2-thiouridine(34) synthase MnmA codes for MTMERVLVAMSGGVDSSVAAYLLQQQGYECVGVTMRLYDKERSAPAGSCGSTNDVDDARAVAERLGMDFHVVDFRAEFEMHVLQKFAAYYEKGWTPNPCVECNRHLKFDRLVACAEELGCTKIATGHYARIFQKNGRTFLQKGVDVHKDQSYALCLLPQEVLSRTLLPIGELEKSEVRRIAQEQGFGNAKKRDSQDICFVPDGDYVGFLERYLKKEYIPGPIVDAAGTVRGTHAGAVAYTIGQRRGLGIAAPEPLYVYDKDMPTNTVCVGPASALEAPALLATDWNWIAAPSSEPRRAAVKIRYGAKEQPCRLAPRTDGTMEIRFDAPIRAIAPGQAAVAYDGDFVIGGGTIVEVLRA; via the coding sequence ATGACTATGGAACGCGTTTTAGTAGCGATGAGCGGCGGGGTGGATTCGAGCGTCGCCGCGTATCTTTTGCAACAACAGGGATATGAATGCGTCGGCGTGACGATGCGTTTATATGATAAAGAAAGAAGTGCGCCCGCTGGCAGTTGTGGCAGTACGAACGATGTGGACGATGCCCGGGCTGTGGCAGAACGGTTGGGAATGGATTTTCACGTTGTGGATTTTCGGGCGGAATTCGAAATGCATGTTTTACAAAAATTTGCAGCCTATTACGAAAAAGGTTGGACGCCCAATCCCTGTGTAGAGTGCAATCGCCACTTGAAATTTGACCGTCTTGTGGCATGTGCTGAGGAGTTGGGTTGTACAAAAATTGCAACAGGACACTATGCGCGTATTTTTCAAAAAAATGGACGGACTTTTTTACAAAAAGGTGTGGATGTGCATAAAGATCAGTCGTATGCGCTTTGCCTGTTGCCGCAGGAAGTGCTTTCCCGCACGCTGCTTCCCATCGGAGAATTGGAGAAATCCGAAGTACGCCGTATTGCGCAGGAGCAGGGTTTCGGCAATGCAAAAAAGCGGGATTCTCAGGATATTTGTTTTGTACCGGATGGGGATTATGTTGGTTTTTTAGAGCGATATCTGAAAAAAGAATACATTCCCGGTCCCATCGTCGATGCGGCGGGAACCGTACGCGGCACCCATGCAGGGGCGGTTGCCTACACCATCGGGCAGCGGCGGGGGCTCGGCATTGCCGCCCCGGAGCCGCTTTACGTCTATGACAAAGACATGCCTACGAATACGGTGTGTGTCGGCCCGGCATCTGCTTTGGAGGCGCCGGCGCTGTTGGCAACCGATTGGAATTGGATTGCCGCTCCGAGCTCGGAACCGCGGCGTGCTGCTGTAAAAATTCGTTATGGCGCCAAAGAACAACCGTGCCGCCTCGCCCCACGCACAGACGGAACGATGGAAATTCGCTTTGATGCACCAATTCGTGCTATCGCCCCCGGGCAGGCGGCGGTTGCCTACGACGGCGATTTTGTCATCGGGGGTGGCACTATTGTGGAGGTTTTGCGGGCGTAG